The window aaaAAAAAGTTTCCATAAATTCAAATTAAAAACTAATATAAATACAAACCTAAATCCAAATTgagtgaattatatatatatatatatatatatatatatatatatatatatatatatatatatatatatatatatatatagttcaaaGTATCAATCTAATTGTTTTCTTTATACTTGTTTGTTTTTCATTGCATGATTTGTATTGTGCAGGTTCATTGGTTGGTTGTTTGATGGCTACAATGAAGTTGTTGCTGTATGATACTTGGTGAAGATTATTTGAAGGTTTTAGACTATTTGCGAATCATGTGTTGTTAGTTGTTAAATCGACATACCTAGTATGGAGGTTACTCTAATAACACAACGATGGGACGTAGTTGAGTCTAATTCTAACATCCAAGGGCCATTATTGTCAACTTCTAATTGTTTATATAGTTGAGGGGCTTAGATGTTTTTTATGTAAAGTTTATGGGTTGTGTCGGTGTATTTTCAGATATATCCagatagaatctagggtttgttcaTTCATTCAACCAATTTGTTTCAGTCTGTAAAAAGCTCTCAAAATATTCTGTTTTGTAATTCTGATTAAgtttcttaattcatctagttgatGAATTGTGGTTTTCTTTGAGATTACTGTATTGGTTTCACTTGTTTAGTATAATTGATTCAATTCATTATTATTGATTCTGTGAAATAGATCTGAAAGTATACGATCTTGTATACTTCTGGTGTTTGATTCATTATTttctacatggtatcagagcgataCGGATCGATTGTGGTGTTGTTTATTGTCAATCTTCATCGTTCGATTCAGTGTTCTGGATTTTAGGGTTTCATCGATCTCTGTGTTTATCGGTGATACAATTATTACTGGTCATATCTTGTTTTGTTTTGGGATCAATCAAGAACATCTGGGGTGATAGATCATTGAATCTACCAATTGTTGCTGAAAACCCTAATTTTCTTCAATTAGGGTTTGGTGTTCATCGTTCTTAAATCTTCATCATCTGATTCTTGTTTATCTTCCGCTGCATCATCAATCATTCGTGATTGATTGGTTACATCTTACCCTTCTTTATCTTTATTGTGTACTGACTTTTTTGGTTTTATTGTAGAAGAGAAAGTCCTAAGTAAGACCTGGGGTGAATTTCTTTGATTATTCACTTATCTGGATCACTGCTTGGATTACCTTTTAGGTTTTCTATgctgtttttattattttttaatattgtTTGTTTAATATggctaaagatgatgatgatgtttctgGTAGTGGTACTACTCAGATTAGCAAACTGGATTTTGGGGATCCTCTTTATCTTCACCCAAGTGATATTAGTAGTACTCCTTTAATAAATGTAAAGCTAAAAGGAACTGAAAACTATAAATCTTGGTCTTGTGCAATTGAACTTGCTTTACAAACAAAgaataaaatgggttttataaatggaACTTTTAAAAGAAGTGAAGATAATGAGGTTCTTAGAATCCAGTGGGATAGATGTAATGCTGTTGTTTTATCCTGGATACTTGGTTCTATGTCTGATGAGTTATATAATGGTCAAATATATTCAAAAATTGCTTCTGATGTATCGAAAGAACTAAAAGAAACCTATGATAAAATAGATGGATCTGTGATATTTAACTTGTATCAAAAACTAAATTCTTTGACTCAAAATGGTAATTCTGTTTTTGATTATTAGCATACACTTAATTCATTATGGAAACAATAAGATACCATGGTTCAGCTTCCTAGCTGTCAATTTACAtcatcaaaagaatttaaagatcaTACAAGTTTAATAAAACTAATGCAATTTCGGATGGGTTTAGATGATGTTTATCAACCCATCAGAAGTAATATACTCACCAGAGATCCACTGCCTTCAGTGAATACTGCCTTTGCAATAATTTCAAGGGAAGAATCACACAGAAAATCAAATATAAGTGGAAAAAATAGTTCTGAATCTTCTGCTTTCTATTCTAATTCATTTAAACCTGGTTTTAATTCACAAGCCAAAGATTTAAAATGTGTTAAATGTGGTAGAACAAATCATACAGTTGACAAATGTTTTGAAGTGGTTGGTTATCCTACTAGAACTGGAAATCTTAAATGAACAAAATGTGGTATGACTAATCACACTGTTGACAGATGTTTTGAAGTGGTTAGATATCCTAATAATCTAAAAAGAAAGGGATTTggttcaaataataatattaaaggaaATGCTAGTAAATCCAATTGTGAAAATCAAGGGAGTAGCTCCTCTACTCCCATATCTTTGAGTAATGAACAGGTTATGAGGTTATTAAGCTTACTTAATGAAAAAGGAGGGGTTAAGCCTAGTGTTTCAAATATTTCAGGTAATTTTGCAAACTTTAATGTACACTTTAACTCCAACTTTGAAGTTTTTTATAACACCAACCTGGCTAATAGATGCAATGATAATATTCATTATGGGTGGATTGTTGATTCTGGTGCTAATCAGCACATGACTAACTCTGTTAAAAACTTTGTGTCATATATTGATGTTAGTAATCTTAACTTAACTGTCTCTCATCCAAATGGTACTAAAGCTAAAGTTAGCAAAATAGGAAATCTTAAAATCTCTAATAATGTTGTTTTACAAGATGTTCTGGTAGTTCCAGACTATTGTGTGAGTTTGTTATCTGTGTATTGTTTGGTTAGAGATAGTAAGTTGTTTGTTGGTTTTGATGAAAGTGCCTGTTATATTCAGGACTTGGTGTCCAAGAAGACACATGTGACTGGTAGTCAATGTGGTGGGTTATACTATCTAACTGGAAATGAAAAAGGTATTGTTGGTAGTTCCAAcattagtaaaataaataacaattctATTGATTTGTGGCATTGCAGGCTGGGTCATCCAGCTGAGCAAGCTTTGTTGTGTTTAAAAGATAGTTTGAATCTAAATGATAAAAGTTTAAATGGTCCCTGTGATGTATGCCATAAGGCAAAACAAACTAGGGAATCTTTTCAAAATAGTGTTCATAAAACTACTGAGTTGGGTGAACTTGTGCATCTAGATGTCTGGGGTCCTTATAAAGTTCAAAGTCATAAAGGTTTTAAATATTTTCTTACAGTTGTTGATGACTTTACAAGAGGTGTTTGGGTTTATTTACTTAAAACTAAAGAAGAAGTAGCAGACTGTTTAGAAAATTTATTTCATCTTTTAAAAAATCAATTTAATAAAACTGTCAAGTATTTTAGATCAGATAATGGAACAGAGTTTATTAATTCTAGAGTAAGTGAATTTGTTCAAAACAATGGGATCATTCATCAGACATCTTGTgcatatactccacaacaaaatggtttaGTAGAAAGGAAACATGGGCACTTGCTTAATGTGGCAAGAGCTCTTATGTTTCAAGGGGGAATTCCTTTAAGGTTTTAGGATGAATGTATTTTAACTGCTGTATATTTGATTAACAGGACTCCTACCTCTTTGATGAATGGAAAGTGTCCctttgaactcatttataaaagaattccaaatctttcccacTTGAGGGTTTTTGGTTGTCTTGCTTTTTCTACTATTTTGAACAATAAAGACAAGTTTTCTGAAAGATCTGAAAAATGTGTTTTTCTTGGCTATTCTTCTGTCAAAAAGGGATACAAGTTATATAGTTTGGATAATAAAAATTGTTTTGTGTCAAGAGATGTCAAGTTTTATGAGAATATTTTTCCTTTTAAAGTTTTAAAAGAAGGTTTAGATTCTGTTAaagaatttcaaagtcaaatcAATTTTTTTGAAAATATGGAATTAGACAATCAAAATTCtcaaagtcccaatgatgaaggggaAGATCTAGACCATCAGAGTAATGGCAGTAGTGACTCAATGCCTGTTGATAATTCTAATGATTCTGTTGATACAGTAGAATCTGAAGAGTATGGCAGGGCAACAAGTCCTACAGCAACACTCAATGATGAAATCATAAACCCTGAGGGCActgttttacaaactaaagaaggtGAATCATCTTCTTATACTTTTCAACCTTCTGTCAGAAAATCTCAAAAGAGCACTTCCATTCCAAAAAGATTTAATGAATTTGTTTTAGATGGTAAGGTCAAATATGGTATAGATAAGTTTGTTAACTATTCAAAGCTTAATAAAGAAATGTTTGCCTTTACCACTAGTTTGAATAAAATGTCTGAACCATCTACTTATTGGGAGGCCTGTAAGTCTAAACATTAGATAGAGGCCATGAATATTGAGATGGAGGCTCTTCATAGAAATGGGACCTGGGAATTGATAGAATTGCCCTTAGATAGAAAAACTATTGGATGTAAATGGGTATACAAGATTAAATATAAGTCTAATGGTGAAATTGATAGATTTAAAGCTAGACTTGTGGTGAAATTGATAGATTTAAAGCTAGACTTGTGGCTAAAGGGTTTAATCAAAGAGAAGACATTGATTTTGATGAAACTTTTTCTCCTGTAGTAAAAATGACAACTGTTAGATGTTTGATTAATATTGCAATTCAAAATAACTGGGAAATCTTTCAACTTGATATTAACAATGCTTTTTTATATGGTGATTTAGATGAGGATGTTTATATGGATCTGCCTTTAGGATATTTTAGTGATAAAGAAAACAAAGTGTGTAAATTAAAGAGATCTTTATATGGGCTTAAACAAGCACCTAGGAAAAGGAATGAGAAACTTACTGCTGCATTATCAGAAATTGGTTTTAAATAAAGCTTGAATGATTATTCTTTATTTGTAAAATCTGATAACAGTATTTTCATTGTTATTTtggtatatgttgatgatattgttgttACAGGTAATGACGTTGAGGAAATTAAAATCTTTAAAAATTACTTAAAGACTAAATTTCAGATAAAAGACTTGGGAATTCTAAAATATTTCTTGGGAATTGAAGTTATAAGGAATAAAGATGATATATGTTTGTCACAAAGAAAGTATACTCTTGATCTTCTAGCTGAATTTGGTCTTCTAAGTAGTAAACCTACTCAAACTCCAATTGAACCAAATTTAACCTTCTGTGTAAATGAAAATTCAAGTGATCCTCCATTAAAAAATATCACAGAATACCAAAAACTTGTTGGTAAGCTAATTTACTTAACTTTAACCAGACCAGATATTTCATATTCAGTGCATGTTTTAAGTCAGTTCATGCATGCTCCAAGGTATTCTCACTTGAAGTGTGCAATGAGGGTTTTGAGATATCTTAAGTCTGCTCCGGGTAAAGGTATTTGTATTTTAAAGAGTGAATCAAATGGCTTGATTAGCTATGTTGATTCTGATTGAGGAAAGAAAGTAATGGATAAAAAGTCAGTTACAGGTTTTTGTTTATTTCTAAATGGATCTCTTTTATCTTGGAAAAGTAAAAAGCAACCTACCATTTCCAGGTCATCAGCTGAAGCTGAATACATGGCTCTAGCTGATGTTACTTGTGAAATTGTTTGGGTTTTGAAATTATTAAgggattttgaaataaatcttaaaGTACCTTTAACTGTTTTTATGGATAATTCAGCTGCTATTAAAATAGCAGCTAATCCTGTGTTTCATGAAAAAACTAAACATTTTGATCTTGATTTACATTTTGTGAGAGAAAAAATTGTTAAAGGTGTTATTAAAACTGAAAAAATTAATTCTGTTAAAAATATAGCTGATGTGTTTACAAAAGGACTGAGTACTTTTGAACATAACAAAATGTGCAGTTTGCTTGGTCTTAAAGATTGCTTTGGCAATTAGATTGAGGAGGGGTGTTCAAAGTATCAATCTAATTGTTTTCTTTATACTTGTTTGTTTCTCATTGCATGATTAGTATTGTGCAGGTTTGTTGGTTGGTTGTTTGATGGCTATAATGAAGTTGTTGCTGTATGATACTTGGTGAAGATTATTTGAAGGTTTTAGACTCTTTACGAATCATGTGTTGTTAGTTGTTAAATCGACATACCTAGTATGGAGGTTACTCTAATAACACAACAATGGGATGTAGTTGAGTCTAATTCTAACATCCAAGGGCCATTATTGTCAACTTCTAATAGTTTATATAGTTGAGGGGCTTAGATGTTTTTTATGTAAAGTTTATGGGTTGTGTCGGTGTATTTTCAGATATATCCAAATGGGATCTAGGGTTTGTTCATTCATTCAACCAATTTGTTTCAGTCTGTAAAAAGCTCTTAAAATATTCTGTTTTGTAATTCTGATTAAgtttcttaattcatctagttgatGAATTGTGGTTTTCTTTGAGATTACTGTATTGGTTTCACTTGTTTAGTATAATTGATTCAATTCATTATTGTTGATTCTGTGAAATAGATCTGAAACTATACGATCTTGTATACTTCTGGTGTTTGATTCATTAttttctacatatatatatatatatatatatatatatatatatatatatatatatatatatatatatatatatatatatatatatgagattgatTCACCCTTTGATTTGTTCACATATTTATTTGTATTTCATTTAATTTGGAAGTATTAAATGAtattttatttgatttaattacaaatattgttatatttaagtGGATTTAAAAGTGGATTTAAGTTGAATTAGATTTGGTTTAGATCGGTGAAAAATGTGAAAAAAATTGAAAAGGATGACGAAATGGAGAAATAGATGTAGTACAGAGTAATGATGAAAATATTACTCTCGTGCATATCACTTGTCATAATTTAACGAATTATTTTAACGGTCGTTAGTGACAGGAGCCCCCACGAAACTAGCATAAACTATGGTTTACTACACGAATGCCTCAtgtaatttattattattgttattataacgaccctcatttttccattatatatttttccaatattaaatgcccaaacaatataatcaaaacttaatgattaaactttaatcaacaattgttaagtattaagagttagaaaacatattaattaactttgtgcaataattgacaagttaataaaagatgaaaataataaactgttagtcgacactcactgctaattaaaatttatgcatttatgtaatattataactgataacctataagtaataaataaaaattgacatttatataaataataaaacaattgagaactaaatatatacaagtcatgaattagtaaaaagaaaataatacttatcatgtagtaaatgtaaaaaataataatagtaataatagtaataataatgagactaaagaatcttaaacaattacatccttatgttgactaaaaattaaaataatatatatataaactagtaccacctattgttgactaaaaattataaaataaaataaaatcattaattagaacatccttatgttgactaacactctaatacttgcactatataaactcctagtttctcattcacaaatcacaccaaaatcctctctcaaaaacaatctctctctctccctctcttgtggtattcggatcttcaagcttgttcttcgtgttcttcaagaatcttcaaggagttcttcaagatttttaaggctttgatcttccatcttcatcgtgttcatcttttctttgttaattatcttgaatcttcaaaggtataacataaaccctaaactatttacataaactttaatctttgttaattcatattcatattataaacttgttattcataagtatatacataaacactcctagatttatatatacatatatacatgtaaaaaaaaaaatatttttatgtatatatacgaattatatatacatatacatattaaaaccttaaaccctaatactacttatactagtacttaacatgtatacactattactattactagcacctataacctactacttatattgtagcacaaaaatattttgggatatgtattagagatgtatagatcttcgaactttcttgacgaatggtttctacgagattctaggcagagggtttggacttccgatttaaagggtcctatggctcaagcccctagatctaaattagccattcgaagggaaaggggtgattggaagcttatctaatacggcaagtatcctaaaatgaaaaaaaaacactcataaaagtagaaactctatagtcatagaaacttagtaaaataagaaactttctaaaaatggaaacattataaaaatagtaacttactaggaatagaaacttagtaaaacaaactatacttaaacacatacttaaacttaaacatgggcaaaacacttaactactcttaaatgtcaataggttgactttcctgctcactcgttcaactctttattccgaggaataactctctctctacttactaaggtgaattcatagccccactctttattgctagcaaacttatttaacttatttggggtgagacacatgctgcttttactatttacaatttagacacaagtaccaactgctaaaactatgctatacccggctatgtccgactaagtccctacagtgatatttttaagtgctgcggcatgcttatttattgggggtaggcctatcgggagtaacgtccctgatacatttgactcagtctttgtattacttgataatgaaatttaaaccgacaaggacatacacaacttgtcatggggcaaacttgaacgtttagtctaaatatcacgcactggcataactttttgatcctgcgggagatcaaccttacaaattaaatcttgtggtctaaaacaaacggtcaaacttatttgttaaacctatgaacttcactcaaccttttggttgacactttagcatgttttgtctcaggtgctgtttgattcaagctcttatacttactgcttatgtgatgctacttggacataggatcaagagatatcgcatttattacttctgcatgtgaacatttccattattgttattcctatcattgtaactacgtttcattttccgctgcgtgctcaataaagtttgttttatcatttagtattgttctcgtatattataatatgttggttgatttgatattaagtcacatttcacccaggccctaactgggggtgtgacagattggtatcagagcaaaccaggctgttatagagaaccaggattgcatttttatgtgtgccttacttgttagctagggtgccttagcaatctaggaaactataacctttcctgccttagacttaaagcacttaggattgtcgtataatcttaacaattatgctttaataaacttgactcaaagattctaatcaaggtctctttcctaatgataggatgtcaagctcaagcgttaacaagtccaacaaagcaactcacaaccctaccaccgaagtaggtgttggacactcttcaacttcgagaccagttcgaagtcctctttatagtcctgcttcaccaccgctgaattatagcccgaatactattttagattcacatgggtctcctcaatactacccaactccgagaacccaagataagggaaaacggcatgaagaagttggtccatcaagtaagagagcccgatctcctttttatgatggtcctaagtatgaaatcatgagattacgaaacgataccgagagaaacattggaggtctacttcgccacatggaaagagtggatcgtcgaatgaagaaacttatgaaagaaaacgtcgagctaagaaaggagttgctgatgctaaagtgcgaggaagaacgcaacactcgctggggaaagcaatcacttgcttacctcaaggaggatgttgatgtccgaatgaaaatggagaaaggtcgagtcgacgaacaacttgccataagagagtacaacactaatgccgtaaacagtcgtgttaccaacctttatgacaacttcgagtatctctatgagaaacaaaagtcgaaaaatgagaaagttgaggagtttatgaagaaggttggagacgaaatatgaagactacttcaatcttaatatttcctagttatttttcctattttccatctatgtaaaggctgtgccttaaacaatttctatttccgaatcgtgtaataaaggcttatttaatgcctcgttctaataatataaagtgttttattaatatcatgcgatatcaatactttagtttattcatacttgtgattactcaaacttataacttgttaaacttatcaaatatatgttcacttttatgtagtgacatcatggttcgtccagctgcacctaccgttaacaacgttgtgttaactactgagcaattccaacagttactcgctgctgcccaaggcaacgcccaagctaatcatgctaatactcaaccaaaaccttgttcctacaaggactttacaaactgtcaccctcccgcttttaagggaaacgaagaagctgtcgaactagttcgttggttcgaaaagatggaatctattttccgtatttgcaactgtggtgatgatgatcgagtaaagtatgccactagctcgttgggtggtaatgctttaacttggtggactgcttatgccaagtccgtaggaattgataatgctaatgcaattccatgggacgaactcaaaagtatgatggtcaacaaattctgcccaaggagtcaagttcagaagcttgaagctgagttctgggaactcagggtcaagggtactgacattgagaattataccaatcgttatctggagctttctactctatgtcctgaaatgtttcctactgaagctagaagaattgagcggtatattgaaggtcttcccgaggatgttcaagggaatgttattgctgctgagaaggttactttggatgctgtgattctcatggcacaaaatctcatgttggccaagagaagaagggcgtcggccaataagcaagttgaaaccaagggtaatgatggtaagaggaagtttgagccgtctcaaggttcaactcagaatgttagtaaaaagcttatggatagtacaaggacgaattataagggcacttatcctttttgtgttcgttgtgaaaggcatcacccggggcagtgcactgccacttgttcgttgtgtaagaaagtgggacacgtagctaagacgtgtaggactcctccaaagaataaatctattgttcctgccaaagctcctcctacttgttatacttgtggggaaaagggacacattagtccaaattgccctaagaagagagataatcctgctactggagccaatactactgctgcaaagggtcgtgcatttgttattactgctgctgaagcccgagatgaagatgaggtcatcacgggtacgtatctcgtcaataattgctacgcaactattttattcgatactggtgccgaccgaagttacgtatctaatgaatttt of the Rutidosis leptorrhynchoides isolate AG116_Rl617_1_P2 chromosome 5, CSIRO_AGI_Rlap_v1, whole genome shotgun sequence genome contains:
- the LOC139847428 gene encoding uncharacterized protein: MAKDDDDVSGSGTTQISKLDFGDPLYLHPSDISSTPLINVKLKGTENYKSWSCAIELALQTKNKMGFINGTFKRSEDNEVLRIQWDRCNAVVLSWILGSMSDELYNGQIYSKIASDVSKELKETYDKIDGSLPSCQFTSSKEFKDHTSLIKLMQFRMGLDDVYQPIRSNILTRDPLPSVNTAFAIISREESHRKSNISGKNSSESSAFYSNSFKPGFNSQAKDLKCVKCGRTNHTVDKCFEVVGYPTRTGNLK